In Hahella sp. HNIBRBA332, the genomic window ATAAAACCTACGGCGAAATCATGGAGTTTTTGGGCATCAGCGCCTGGCGCACCCCCCAATTGGCCAGGGAATTCAGAAAGCGCGCCGCAGGCAAGATGACCAGCGTTAAACCCTTTCCTCATATCAAAGAGACGCTTCAGCGCTTAACCGATCACGACTACAAACTGGGCATCGGTTCGTCCAACTCAGAGAGCAATATCCGTATTTTTCTCAAACATAATGATCTCGAAATGTTCGACTATTTCAGTTGCGGCATGTCTTTGTCCGGCAAGGCGCATAAACTGCGAGCACTCCTTAAAAACGAGAAGATACAGGCCCACGAAGCGATATACATCGGCGATGAGTTGAGAGACATCGAGGCCGCACGTAAAGCCGGCCTGAAATGCGGTTCCGTCGCCTGGGGTTACAACACCTTCACACGCCTGAAAGAAGAACAGCCGGATTATTGCTTTGAGACTCCGCTGGAAATTGTAGAAAAGCTGGTGGAGAGACTTTGATCCACGCTCTTATTGTGGGTGTCCTGTTAACAGGATTGACTCGTTTAACCTGCTCGACTCCGCGTGGCCCGCATTCCTTCATACTGAAAGCAATCTAGCGGCTGCGCGGCCTGGAATCCGCTTGTAACCCAGCTTGGCGCAAACTGACTTCAGCCGATAAAAAGCGCCGACCCAACCTCTGAAGCGACTCTCAAATTTCAGACTGGCCGTCAGCCAGTGGTTAGGATCGAAGTTCAAGCGTTGCAATATTGGCGGATAGCTTTGATGGATATAGCCAGGTTTATCATCCCTTTGTGCTCTGCCCGTCCAATCAACAAGCGCCAAATAGTCATCCAGAGCGAATGGAATACCCTGAGAGGCGTTATTTTGATGAGGGCCCACAAACGGCAAGAGTTTCGCGGGTTGCTGCGGTTGTTCACTTTTTAAAGCATTGATGCGTCTTTGGATGGAGGTGTACGCGCTTTCTTCCGGCGTCCTCGCCAAATTGGCGCGCACGGGATTCAAATCGACATAGGCCAGACATGCCAACAATGCTTTTTCGTCCAACAGCGCTTGAGACTTGAAGCGACCTTCCCAAAACCGGCCAGTACAGCCGTCCTCCCGGTTCGCCATTCTTGCAATGGGCTCATTCAGGCAACGCATAAACCAACTGATGCATGCAAGCCGCTGCCGCCAAACTGCTATCTGCTTTTTCAGCAACCGGAAGTGAGCGTCTTCTATCGGCTCACCTCGCAAATAACGCCAACTCAGTTCGGTCCCGGTAAAAAGTTTATTCCAGCGCTGAACCACGTCTCTATCGCTCCATGATGCCGCGTGACTTGCATTGACATGAAGCACAACATGGAAATGATTACTCATCACCGCGTAGGCGCACACATCAATGGCGAATACAGACGAGAGAAATAAGATTCGGGACTCCACCCATTTACGGCGGTGAGAATAATCCCGACCATCAGTATCCTGACCGCATAAATACGCTTGCCGCACACAGCGAGAGATACAGTGGTAGTAAGGCGTGGCTTCGACGGAAATCTGGGCATTCCGTGGCTTTGGCATGGCTTTCATCCTTGAATTAACGTCACAAAGTGCTGGCTATATAACCAGTATTATTAGTGACCGTCAAGTCTGGGAGCTGCGCAATTAGACCACAGCAAAATGGACACCCACCCTAATAAAGTGGGTGTCCTGATAGGCTCATGCGTTTATTCGCACCGCTTTTTCAACCGTTTCAATGCACTACAGCTCTTCAGCAATCGCCAGCAGATAGGCCGCCACTTCCTTCGGTTGAGTCAGGTTTGGGCAATGCCCGGTGGCCATCGAATAAGTGCGACGAACGCCTCCTTGTGCGGCCATTTGCCTTTGCGCCGCAAGCGGCACCGCGTTGTCCTCTGTTGTTTCAATGTAATACTTCGGAATGGCGCCGCAACGTTCATCAGTGACGCTTAGCTTTTCAAACAACGGAGCCGCTGGTTCCGCCACCATGTATTTGGCGGCTTCGCTAAAGGCTTCCGCAGACGCATCCTGAGCAAAGGCGGCATGCACTTTGTCGGCGACGATATACGCCTCAGTCTTATCGTCAGATAAATAGAAGTTATCCACCGCCAAAGAACCGGTTACTCCGGCCACGGCATCACCAAATGAAGCGCCATTGGGCAACAAGAACGCCGTGAGATAAACCAGACCACGAATTTTCTCTGGTCGCGCCTCAGCAACCTGGCTGATGGTCACTCCCGCAAAGCTGTGGCCGACCAGGATGACAGGTTGCTCTGCGCGCTCCACCGCTTCAAGCACTGTCGCAACATAATTCTGCAATTGGATGAATTTAGCTGGCGTTTGATCCCCTCCGTGACCCGGTAAGTCGGGAGCGATGACAGTATGCCCCTTGGCCGTCAAGTGATCCGCCACATGCTTCCATGCCCAAGCGCCCAGCCATGCAGCGTGTACAAGAATATATGTGCTTTTCATAGCTACCTCTGCGTTAAGTGACAAACGTTGAAATGGGTGTCCGGTTACAAAAGTGGGTGTCCTGATAAGCTCAGGCGCTTTGCTGTGGGTTCAGGCTCAAAACGCTGAAGTCATCCTGCGCCAGCTTCCATTCTCCGCTGTCCTGCTTGACCCACAGCTCTTTGCTGATAAAGCCGCTGGCGATATTCATGCGCCAGTTAGCGGAAAGAACGGCGCTTTTGGCGTCGATAACTTTGACGTTTACGTCCAGATACTCAAGCTGCGAGGGGTTGAGGTTGGCGAAGTCGCGCCAGAATAAAGCGATTGCGCCAGCGCCTTTGAACTCTCCAACCGGGTCCACACGCATGACGGCGTCAGGCAGGTAGCCAGAGAGGCAACCTTCAACATCGCCACGGTTAAAGCAGGCAATCCATTCTCTGCTGGCGTTCAGAACTTCTTCGATAACGATTGGGGACATTTCACTTTCCTCTCTTGCTGTTTTGGGAGTGGGAGGAATAATATTCGAATCCAATTACGCAATAATTAGCTCACTTTAAAACTCAATGTTTAGAAATAATGAACAAAAGGCGCTTCCATATCGTATGTTGGTGTTTAACGAAGTAGTAAAGTGCGGCTCCTTCACTGGAGCGGCGGAAAACCTCGGCCACACCCGTTCGGCCATCAGCACCTATATCAGTCAACTGGAAACGTTGGTGGGAACAAAGCTACTGAGTCGTAGCACCCGAAGGCTGCATCTGACGCCTGCGGGACGCCAATTCGCATTGCGCTGCGAACAAATGGCGGAAACACTGCAGCTGGCGGTGGATGAGTTGCAGGATTTTGAGCAGGAGCCTCAGGGAAGAATCGCAATTACGGCTCCGCACGCCTTTGAGTCACTGCTGGTGGAGTCAGTGATCGCCGACTTGTGCCGGCAATATCCAAAGCTGATCGCAGATGTCACCTTTTCAGATCAGAAACTCGATCTGCTTGAGCATAAATTAGACATGGCGATCACAGTCGGCCCCCAGAAAGACAGCGACTACCACGCGCTCAAACTGGGTGTCCTGCGTTCGTTCCTGGTTGCTTCGCAAGCTTATCAGGACACCCATGGCAAGCCTGATCCTAAACAGTTGCAAAACCACACGTTGATCCTGCTGCCCTGGCAGCACAAAGCTTCTGTGTTCAACAACGATGAACAGATTGCTCTACAGGCGGGTAAGACGATGCAGGTCAATACGCTGCCAGCGGCGATCAGTTACGCCCGGCACGGTTTAGGCTTGCTGTTGGCGCCTTCCATATTCGTGGCGGACGCCATCGGGCGTGGAGAGCTGGAAAGGGTAGCCTCGGATTGGCAGGCGGAGGACAGAGACGTGTACGCCCTGCATACCTTCGGCAAGCGGCTTCCCTTCATTCTCAGGCAGGCGACGGAACGGCTGAAATGGAAATTGGAGTCATTGGGGTAACGCTTGGTTTTCTATTTGGGTGTTTAAATGGACACCCACTTTTTGCAGTTGAGACTGATTACGCTGTCATTCTGTTTTCGCTGCTTATCAGTGCTTATCAGGACACCCATGATTACTTATCAAGACACCCATAATTAGCCCGCCTCTCATGACGTCGTTAAACTGAGCGCTACGCCTCATTTTTCTGCAGCAAACACAACCAAAGTTTCAAGTTTCACCCATTACGCTTACGCCGCTTACACTAAACGGTATAGCGTATAACCCTTTACGGATAACCCCAACCCTGACCGGACGAGTCGAATTTCTGCCGTTTTACTGATTCCACCAGACCCATCCTTCATACAGACTGCGCAAGATAATTCTAATACTTACAACTCAATCCCAAAGAGAAACCTCATGAATAGGATGATCAAGTCTATCCTGACCTGCGCGCTGACTGCTCTGCCATTTGTCGCACAGGCCTACGATAGCGATGCAATTCCCGACGACCAATTCATATA contains:
- a CDS encoding alpha/beta fold hydrolase, with product MKSTYILVHAAWLGAWAWKHVADHLTAKGHTVIAPDLPGHGGDQTPAKFIQLQNYVATVLEAVERAEQPVILVGHSFAGVTISQVAEARPEKIRGLVYLTAFLLPNGASFGDAVAGVTGSLAVDNFYLSDDKTEAYIVADKVHAAFAQDASAEAFSEAAKYMVAEPAAPLFEKLSVTDERCGAIPKYYIETTEDNAVPLAAQRQMAAQGGVRRTYSMATGHCPNLTQPKEVAAYLLAIAEEL
- a CDS encoding transposase yields the protein MPKPRNAQISVEATPYYHCISRCVRQAYLCGQDTDGRDYSHRRKWVESRILFLSSVFAIDVCAYAVMSNHFHVVLHVNASHAASWSDRDVVQRWNKLFTGTELSWRYLRGEPIEDAHFRLLKKQIAVWRQRLACISWFMRCLNEPIARMANREDGCTGRFWEGRFKSQALLDEKALLACLAYVDLNPVRANLARTPEESAYTSIQRRINALKSEQPQQPAKLLPFVGPHQNNASQGIPFALDDYLALVDWTGRAQRDDKPGYIHQSYPPILQRLNFDPNHWLTASLKFESRFRGWVGAFYRLKSVCAKLGYKRIPGRAAARLLSV
- a CDS encoding HAD-IA family hydrolase, which gives rise to MVAYVIFDFDGTIADTYSWFLKNIQDMSKTFNFRYVTEEEGEMLRDKTYGEIMEFLGISAWRTPQLAREFRKRAAGKMTSVKPFPHIKETLQRLTDHDYKLGIGSSNSESNIRIFLKHNDLEMFDYFSCGMSLSGKAHKLRALLKNEKIQAHEAIYIGDELRDIEAARKAGLKCGSVAWGYNTFTRLKEEQPDYCFETPLEIVEKLVERL
- a CDS encoding LysR family transcriptional regulator; translation: MLVFNEVVKCGSFTGAAENLGHTRSAISTYISQLETLVGTKLLSRSTRRLHLTPAGRQFALRCEQMAETLQLAVDELQDFEQEPQGRIAITAPHAFESLLVESVIADLCRQYPKLIADVTFSDQKLDLLEHKLDMAITVGPQKDSDYHALKLGVLRSFLVASQAYQDTHGKPDPKQLQNHTLILLPWQHKASVFNNDEQIALQAGKTMQVNTLPAAISYARHGLGLLLAPSIFVADAIGRGELERVASDWQAEDRDVYALHTFGKRLPFILRQATERLKWKLESLG
- a CDS encoding nuclear transport factor 2 family protein encodes the protein MSPIVIEEVLNASREWIACFNRGDVEGCLSGYLPDAVMRVDPVGEFKGAGAIALFWRDFANLNPSQLEYLDVNVKVIDAKSAVLSANWRMNIASGFISKELWVKQDSGEWKLAQDDFSVLSLNPQQSA